AATGCTAGGCTAAGCCATCTCTGCCTTATAAAAACTGCAATAAATATACTTATTTTTTCTATTTGGTTGGTATTTTAAAAAAAATGTTTAAAAATTCCCGGATCACGAATTCCAGATTTCCCAGGCTTTTTCGGCCTGCTGCTCCAGCATGAAATAACCGTTGACGCATTTCGCTCCCTGCTCTGCAGCTTTCTTGATGAATTCCGTGTAGGTTGGATTGTAAATGAGGTCGATGATCAGATGTTCGTTTGTGAGTGCTTCAAAAGGAAATGCTAAACAATCGTTTACATCTGGATAAGTGCCCACAGGAGTGCACTGCACAATAATTTTATGCGATGACACCAAATCACGGCTAAGGTTTTCAAAGTTAATATCCGATTTTCGGGAAACGGTTTCGAAGGGAATATTTTTTTGTTTTAAGACGTACCGTACTGCTTTCGCGGCACCACCGTCACCCAAAACAAGTGCACTTTGCTGATGGCCTTTTTTATGAAGGTTTAAAGTTTTTTCAAAACCGTAGGTATCTGTGTTAAAGCCTTTTGTTTTGCCGGTTCTTATGGATACGGTGTTTACAGCCCCAATTTCTTTTGCTTCATCGCTCAGTTCGTCAAGGAAAGGTAAGATTTGCTCTTTGTACGGAATCGTGACATTAAATCCGTGAAGGTTTTCAGTTTGGAGGACGTCTGAAATTTCGCTGATGTCTTTTATATCAAAAACTTCATACGAATGATCTTTCAAAAAGAGTTTTTTAAACTTTTCAGTAAAATATTTCTTTGAGAAAGAATAGGCGATGTTTCTGCCTACCAAACCAAATTTTTTAACATTTTCCATAAAATCAAAGTTACAAAAAAAGGCCGGAGAAATTTCCGGCCATTGAACGATATCAGTTGTGCGATTTACTCTATGATAAATTTCGCAGCCTGGTTTCCAGCCTTAAGTATATAAATGCCTTTTGGAAGGTTCTTTAACTGTATCCTGTCTGATGTTTTTGAAACTTTATCCACAGTCTGTACAAGCTGCCCCGTCATGTTATAGATTTCTGCTCTAACATTACTTTCTTCCAATCCGGAGATCTGAATCGTTCCGTTTTTTACTGGGTTTGGCGAAACCGTAAGTTTTTTTGCCCCCACATTCGTTTCACCTAATCCTAATGTTGACGAGTAGCAGGTCCAGGAAAGATCATCTAAAGCAACCCGGTTTGATGTAGACGTATTTACCAATTTTACAGTAACGTTTCCTTCAATATTGATGTCCGAGATTGTTGTAGTTAATTTTCCAGATGCATAAGGAACCGCACCTTTTTTCACTCCATTTACAAATAAATCGAATGTTCCTTCAGTGCCACTGAATTTTAGCTGAGTAGTAACTGTCAGTGATCCAATACCGTTTGGTACGGCAGAACCTGTAAGTGATCCGTTTCTGATTACGATGGCTCTGTTGTTAAGCTTTTCATCCGTTCTTGCATCGGTTGCAGTCCAGTTAATTCCCTTGTTGGTCCAGGTTCTTGTAGAGTAACTGTTATTGTTAGCCGGTATATTTTCAAAATCTTCGTTCGCGCAAGAAGTATCGGTGTTTGCCATCAAAGTAGTTCCCTGCACCGTGTTGCTCGCAGGCGAAGCATTGCCTGCAGCATCTTTTGCGATGATATAGAAGCTGTAAGTAGTATTGGCTACAAGTCCTGTAACAGTGGCTGATGTTACGGAACCGGAAACAGTTG
The sequence above is a segment of the Chryseobacterium taklimakanense genome. Coding sequences within it:
- a CDS encoding shikimate dehydrogenase family protein; this encodes MENVKKFGLVGRNIAYSFSKKYFTEKFKKLFLKDHSYEVFDIKDISEISDVLQTENLHGFNVTIPYKEQILPFLDELSDEAKEIGAVNTVSIRTGKTKGFNTDTYGFEKTLNLHKKGHQQSALVLGDGGAAKAVRYVLKQKNIPFETVSRKSDINFENLSRDLVSSHKIIVQCTPVGTYPDVNDCLAFPFEALTNEHLIIDLIYNPTYTEFIKKAAEQGAKCVNGYFMLEQQAEKAWEIWNS